The window ACTCGGCTGCGATCGCCTCGGCGTCCTCGAGAAACCCTTTCCCCTTCTCTTTGGCGTATTCGTAAGGTGTCGTCTCCGGGTCGGACGGAATACGAGTGACCTGTACCACGTGGAGGACGTGGACCTCGGCGTCGGGAAACAACTCGAACGCCGATTCCAGTGCTCGCTCTGCTTCCGCCGAGCCGTCGACCGGGACCAGTACCCGAGTCATACCCTCTCCACGCGACGGATCGGCAAGTTCGTTTGCCCACACGATCGAGAGTTGATAGGTCCGACGTTCGGCGCTCGGACTGCCGCCCTCGTTCGGCGTGCAGTATCGTACCTGGCGTGACGTGGAAGTCGTTCCGCGGGTCGTGTCCCGCCGGATCGTGTTCGACTCGAGCGACGGCATCGATTCTTTGCCCCGGATTCCATCGAGGCCAGGCGACCGGCGGCGGTGTGCCGGAACTCATACGGGTTACTGTCCGTCAGTTCCGGCGTACCCGCGACTCGGCGGCGGTTGCGCCGCGAAATCGGGACAGGGATCCGTATCAGTACCGGTCGTAGTACCGATCCAGCATGTGCTCGAGGGCGGCGAGCAACGCGCCGAAGGTCGCAAGGGCGAGGCCGATCTGCCCCCAGTGGACGAGCGCCAGCGGGACGACGTCGAAGAGCACCGCGACGGGCGTGTACAGCAAGAAGAGTTGCAACCCGAGCGCGACTGCCACGCCGATCACGAGCCACCGATTGGAGAACGGCCCGTGTCCGTATCGCCAGCGGACCGCCTGGATGCCAGCGATCTCGAAGACCACGAGGGACGTAAACACCATCGTTCGCGCGAGTTCGACGTCGGCCCGATGGATGTAGAAAAGCGGCATGATCGTCGCCGCGATGAGGGC of the Halobiforma lacisalsi AJ5 genome contains:
- a CDS encoding universal stress protein; protein product: MTRVLVPVDGSAEAERALESAFELFPDAEVHVLHVVQVTRIPSDPETTPYEYAKEKGKGFLEDAEAIAAEYDRNIETALTEGHAGRTIRNYIDDHDIDHVVIGSTGRSGVSRVLLGSVAETVARRSPVSVTIVR